The following are from one region of the Paenibacillus protaetiae genome:
- a CDS encoding ROK family protein: MYIGAIEAGGTKIVCGIGNEQGEIIDRVSFPTLQPSETLPRIVEYFRGKELKSIGVGTFGPINIDKSSPEYGYVTTTPKPGWSNYPFLGELKKAFDLPFGWDTDVNAAALGEAKWGAAKGLDSCLYYTVGTGIGVGVYAEQRLIHGFMHPEGGHVLVRRHAEDHYEGFCPYHNDCLEGLAAGPALEKRWGVKGAELGADHPAWAMEAYYIGQALSQAILLLAPKKIILGGGVMHQEQLFPLIRQEVQRTLNGYVNVPQLAGGIDSYIVPPGLGDNAGLSGAVALGINALQEFAGQRNS, from the coding sequence ATGTATATTGGCGCAATTGAAGCAGGCGGTACTAAAATAGTTTGTGGAATTGGCAATGAGCAAGGTGAAATTATCGACCGGGTTAGTTTCCCGACTCTTCAGCCTAGCGAGACGCTGCCCCGCATCGTTGAATACTTTCGCGGCAAGGAATTGAAATCGATTGGGGTAGGAACATTTGGCCCTATTAATATTGATAAAAGCAGTCCTGAATACGGTTACGTCACAACGACGCCTAAGCCGGGCTGGTCGAACTATCCTTTTCTGGGCGAGCTGAAAAAAGCGTTTGACCTGCCGTTCGGCTGGGATACGGACGTCAATGCCGCAGCTCTTGGCGAAGCCAAATGGGGAGCAGCCAAAGGGCTGGACAGCTGCCTTTATTATACGGTTGGAACAGGGATCGGCGTTGGCGTTTATGCCGAGCAGCGCCTCATCCACGGCTTTATGCATCCGGAAGGCGGCCATGTGCTTGTGCGTCGCCATGCCGAAGACCATTATGAAGGATTTTGCCCTTATCATAACGATTGCCTCGAAGGGCTTGCTGCTGGTCCGGCGCTTGAGAAGCGCTGGGGAGTAAAAGGAGCCGAGCTGGGAGCTGATCATCCGGCATGGGCAATGGAAGCTTATTATATCGGACAAGCGCTGTCGCAGGCGATTTTGCTGCTTGCGCCGAAAAAAATCATTTTGGGCGGCGGCGTGATGCATCAGGAGCAGTTGTTCCCGCTTATCCGCCAAGAAGTACAGCGCACCTTAAACGGGTATGTCAATGTGCCGCAGCTTGCCGGCGGAATCGATTCCTATATCGTGCCCCCGGGCCTTGGCGATAATGCAGGCCTGTCCGGCGCCGTGGCGCTTGGCATTAATGCACTTCAGGAATTTGCAGGGCAGAGAAATTCGTAG
- the spoVAC gene encoding stage V sporulation protein AC, whose protein sequence is MAATSSAGGSKYKKMTMSSKEYQAFAKKREPARSVFGNCIRAFIVGGAICVLGQAISQLFVHLMGMTKEEASNPTVAVLIFISVILTSLGVYDKFAQWAGAGTAVPVTGFANSMCSAALEHRSEGLVLGVGGNMFKLAGSVIVYGTVAAFFVGIAHLIFGTGGTH, encoded by the coding sequence ATGGCGGCAACGAGCAGCGCCGGCGGCAGCAAGTATAAAAAGATGACGATGTCATCTAAAGAATATCAGGCGTTCGCCAAAAAACGCGAGCCTGCCAGGTCGGTATTCGGCAATTGCATTCGCGCTTTCATTGTCGGCGGAGCCATCTGCGTATTAGGCCAAGCGATTTCCCAGCTGTTTGTGCACTTGATGGGCATGACGAAAGAAGAGGCAAGCAACCCTACGGTCGCTGTACTCATCTTTATTTCCGTTATTTTAACCAGCTTGGGCGTTTACGATAAATTTGCCCAATGGGCGGGCGCCGGTACGGCCGTGCCGGTAACGGGCTTTGCCAACTCCATGTGCTCCGCCGCATTGGAGCACCGCAGCGAAGGACTTGTGCTTGGCGTAGGCGGCAATATGTTCAAGCTGGCCGGTTCCGTTATCGTTTACGGCACCGTAGCGGCGTTTTTTGTTGGCATTGCGCATCTCATTTTCGGCACGGGAGGGACGCATTGA
- the spoVAD gene encoding stage V sporulation protein AD, giving the protein MLKGKQTWWFNNKPVIIGAATVVGPDEGDGPLADDFDLVHPQLDMQQKSWEKAERLLMEQAAEFAIQNAGIQKSQLEFYFGGDLLNQIISSSFAARSLGVPYLGMFGACSTSMETLAAASMLVDSGSANYVMAGVCSHNCTAEKQFRYPTEYGSQKPPTAQYTVTGAGAAIVAASGNGPVVECATIGKVIDLGIKDPFNMGAAMAPAAVDTITAHFNDTGRSPKDYDLIVTGDLASVGHPIAKELLQRDGVKMEDTIFKDCGLMVYDINKQKVQAGGSGCACSAVVTYGHLLKKLRSGELNRILVAATGALLSPLSFQQGESIPCIAHAVAISGKG; this is encoded by the coding sequence ATGCTGAAGGGCAAGCAGACTTGGTGGTTCAACAATAAACCGGTCATTATCGGCGCTGCAACGGTCGTAGGGCCGGACGAAGGCGACGGACCGCTTGCAGACGACTTTGACCTGGTTCATCCGCAGCTGGATATGCAGCAAAAAAGCTGGGAGAAGGCGGAACGGCTGCTGATGGAGCAGGCTGCGGAGTTTGCTATTCAAAATGCGGGCATTCAAAAAAGCCAGCTCGAATTTTATTTCGGCGGCGATTTGTTGAACCAAATCATAAGCAGCAGCTTTGCCGCCCGTTCGCTGGGCGTTCCGTACCTCGGCATGTTTGGCGCTTGCTCGACATCAATGGAGACGCTGGCGGCAGCCTCCATGCTGGTTGATTCCGGGTCGGCCAATTATGTGATGGCCGGTGTGTGCAGCCACAACTGCACGGCGGAGAAGCAGTTTCGATATCCGACGGAATACGGCTCGCAGAAGCCGCCTACTGCGCAATATACCGTAACGGGAGCGGGAGCGGCAATCGTTGCGGCGTCCGGGAACGGCCCCGTTGTGGAATGCGCTACCATCGGCAAAGTAATCGACCTTGGCATTAAAGATCCGTTTAATATGGGAGCAGCGATGGCACCGGCCGCGGTAGACACGATTACTGCCCATTTTAATGATACGGGCCGTTCGCCCAAAGATTATGACTTAATTGTAACGGGCGACTTGGCCAGCGTCGGCCATCCGATTGCAAAGGAGCTGCTGCAGCGGGATGGCGTCAAGATGGAAGATACCATCTTTAAAGATTGCGGCTTGATGGTCTATGACATCAATAAACAGAAGGTACAAGCCGGCGGCAGCGGCTGCGCCTGCTCGGCGGTTGTCACGTACGGGCACTTGCTGAAGAAGCTTCGCAGCGGCGAGTTGAACCGGATTCTTGTTGCGGCAACCGGAGCGCTGCTGTCGCCGCTTTCTTTCCAGCAGGGCGAAAGCATTCCATGTATCGCGCATGCGGTTGCGATAAGCGGAAAGGGGTAA
- the spoVAE gene encoding stage V sporulation protein AE, with translation MQFLWAFVIGGAICVVGQLMFDVLKLTPAHTMATLVVIGAIVDGLGWYEPLVAFAGAGATVPITSFGNSLVHGALTELHDSGWIGVISGIFKVTSAGVSAAIIFSFLAALVVRPKG, from the coding sequence ATGCAATTTTTATGGGCTTTTGTTATTGGCGGTGCGATATGCGTAGTCGGCCAGCTTATGTTTGACGTGCTCAAGCTGACGCCGGCGCATACGATGGCTACTCTTGTTGTAATCGGAGCGATTGTGGACGGCTTGGGCTGGTACGAGCCGCTTGTCGCTTTTGCAGGAGCAGGGGCAACCGTGCCGATTACAAGTTTCGGCAATTCGCTTGTGCACGGCGCGCTGACCGAACTGCACGACAGCGGCTGGATCGGCGTCATTTCAGGCATATTTAAGGTCACAAGCGCCGGCGTCTCGGCAGCGATCATTTTCTCGTTTTTAGCTGCGCTGGTCGTTCGGCCAAAAGGTTAA
- a CDS encoding AAA family ATPase, translating into MDTRLMQLCSSILQNLESCILGKQEEIERLLISILAGGHVLLEDVPGTGKTQLVKALSRTIGGQFRRIQCNPDLLPTDITGVSIYHPKQETFIFRPGPVMANILLADEINRATTKTQSALLEAMEEGKVTVDGETYDLPDPFILLATQNPIEFEGTYLLPEAQLDRFMMKLSLGYPSELDEFRMIMNGGQGQPSDFVKTIASIEDIRAIREEVLNVHIDDAVANYLVQIVRGTREHGSVLIGASPRAAIALSKAAKASAYLHYRSFVTPDDVKKLAPYVLSHRLLLHTEARMNSVKASDIVSSVLERTKVPVRLER; encoded by the coding sequence ATGGATACCCGTCTGATGCAATTATGTTCTTCTATCCTGCAAAATCTGGAATCTTGCATATTAGGCAAGCAAGAAGAGATCGAACGCCTCCTGATCTCCATTCTGGCCGGAGGCCATGTCCTGCTTGAAGACGTCCCGGGCACGGGCAAAACGCAGCTTGTTAAAGCGCTGTCTCGAACGATCGGCGGACAGTTCAGGCGTATTCAATGCAACCCGGACTTATTACCTACCGATATTACCGGCGTGTCGATTTATCATCCGAAACAAGAAACGTTTATTTTCCGTCCGGGTCCGGTAATGGCCAATATATTGTTAGCTGACGAAATTAACCGCGCCACGACCAAAACGCAATCCGCCTTGCTGGAAGCGATGGAGGAAGGCAAAGTAACGGTCGACGGGGAAACGTACGATCTTCCTGATCCTTTTATTTTGCTTGCTACTCAAAACCCGATTGAATTCGAAGGCACGTATTTGCTTCCTGAAGCCCAGCTCGACCGGTTTATGATGAAGCTGTCGCTTGGCTACCCGAGCGAACTGGATGAATTCCGCATGATTATGAACGGCGGGCAAGGCCAGCCGTCGGATTTCGTGAAGACGATCGCCTCTATTGAGGATATCCGGGCGATCCGGGAAGAAGTATTAAACGTTCATATCGACGATGCGGTGGCTAATTATTTGGTGCAGATCGTACGCGGAACGCGTGAACATGGAAGCGTACTCATCGGAGCCAGCCCGCGGGCGGCTATTGCGTTGTCTAAAGCGGCCAAAGCTTCCGCTTATTTGCATTACCGTTCCTTCGTGACGCCGGATGATGTAAAGAAGCTTGCCCCATACGTGCTGAGCCACCGGCTGTTGCTGCACACGGAAGCGCGCATGAACAGCGTAAAGGCATCCGATATTGTGTCCTCCGTTCTGGAGCGGACAAAGGTGCCGGTTCGGCTGGAGCGATAA
- a CDS encoding DUF58 domain-containing protein, producing the protein MRKVNPVHMRWRLVAAIYAVSLLYVLFQGGRTSLMLFMILNLLLFYLLLGRWSGIAGVQGSRSVKSEESAAGERSLFAGHRLHVKLQIKVPGIYPIPYVIVRDRLVRHNGQHLEFDGSFILDWRRTGELAYETPPLPRGEYRFEQTVCSTYDIFGLFKHEGIFESAGNVTILPQVVPLRRWQGIQRGARGPFSHAIAPRSSKETTQINGVREYLYGDRLSRVHWNATAKTGDWKSKEFERESLPRTMIILDRYAGAYPASKPELFELAVSIAASLADSGLKGDTVMGLLSAGDKPVIVQPKPGVDQRSMVMKHLTNVDADASRRLYAALQASESLLDAGTFTVLITADEMKNVLPCMEWLNRQGMSPCLLHIAADGGRLKERSTKK; encoded by the coding sequence ATGAGGAAAGTAAATCCGGTTCATATGCGCTGGCGTCTTGTTGCGGCTATTTATGCAGTCAGCTTGTTGTACGTATTGTTCCAGGGCGGCAGAACTTCGCTGATGCTGTTTATGATTTTAAACCTGCTGCTCTTCTATTTGCTGCTTGGCAGATGGAGCGGCATTGCAGGCGTACAAGGCAGCCGCTCTGTCAAAAGCGAAGAATCCGCCGCTGGCGAACGTTCGTTATTTGCAGGCCACAGATTGCATGTCAAGCTGCAGATTAAAGTTCCCGGCATTTATCCTATCCCGTATGTAATTGTCCGTGACCGGCTCGTCCGCCATAACGGGCAGCATTTAGAATTTGACGGTTCCTTTATATTGGACTGGCGGCGGACCGGCGAGCTTGCATATGAGACGCCTCCGCTTCCAAGGGGCGAATACCGGTTTGAACAAACGGTTTGCTCGACGTATGATATTTTTGGTTTGTTTAAGCATGAAGGCATTTTCGAATCCGCAGGCAACGTTACGATTTTACCGCAAGTGGTGCCGCTCCGACGATGGCAAGGCATACAGCGCGGCGCGCGCGGGCCGTTCTCGCATGCGATCGCCCCGCGTTCCTCCAAGGAGACGACACAAATTAACGGTGTGCGCGAATACTTATATGGCGACCGGTTATCCCGCGTCCACTGGAATGCAACGGCCAAGACCGGCGACTGGAAATCCAAAGAATTCGAGCGGGAGTCGCTACCCCGTACGATGATCATATTGGACCGGTACGCAGGGGCGTATCCGGCCAGCAAGCCGGAGCTGTTCGAACTCGCGGTGTCCATTGCCGCATCGCTTGCGGACAGCGGGCTGAAAGGGGACACCGTTATGGGGCTGCTGTCCGCGGGCGACAAGCCCGTCATCGTGCAGCCTAAGCCGGGAGTGGACCAGCGCAGCATGGTCATGAAGCATTTGACTAACGTTGACGCTGATGCCAGCCGCAGGCTGTACGCTGCGCTCCAGGCGTCCGAATCGCTGCTCGATGCCGGCACCTTCACGGTATTGATAACAGCTGACGAGATGAAAAATGTACTGCCTTGCATGGAATGGCTGAACCGCCAAGGCATGTCGCCATGTTTGCTGCATATTGCAGCGGATGGGGGACGGCTGAAAGAACGCAGTACGAAAAAATGA
- a CDS encoding transglutaminase TgpA family protein, translating to MSTVMASSAQQAAGTALAKGKRIVWYDKLSKLLVAIILWQSLSVFDGYWWKETMLIASLSILSSAVIEIAVPGGRRVWKLILQVLISLLIIVLIADAYHDITWLSADELGGRGEWLHIHLSQLSSFIWICASLIIIYTLFVYWVSYPSSKFGIIAASLTTLTVTDSFTPVWLWDNVAWVVLVGLIWLVASHLARFQRHHPSSWKELLEYPFQLFAPMSVILAVLMIGGLLMPTISPILQDPYTIWRESKGETVQTFIGNKAISSVQPVTTADTSSGYSRSDSKLGGGFNFDYSPVMEVTSSQRSYWRGETKDVYTGTGWDESDDKKGIAVTPHQPFSSNENRSLAATAPVEQTVRMIRADQYPVLFGAATIAKVNWVNNSESISKLPMDWYPDQSELRLDKNSEYPLTYSIESDVIVLDEDAIRQTHAGWGSQSDNARNAVYLQLPGKLPSRVAELAKQITDPAANDYDKARLLEHYLQTAYPYTNHPDLSKVASGSSHDFVDQFLFELKEGYCDYFSTAMAVMARSVGLPSRWVKGFAPGALPASPGYSGVPGEEPVPMLNPDGTGTYTVRNSDAHSWVEIYFDGFGWIPFEPTSGFSFPYSVAESKDTPDVPVQPDLSDDQTEQPGEKEQSVSFPFRLIGGIAGLLLLAAAGVVGWVRRQAIADAWERYRFRTFSANDRIVWETGRLLRKCERKGLIRAEHETLREAIGRWSGSRIRLNGELNEVLDRFELAKYSPFAATAEEAELFTVKIKTIIAEVK from the coding sequence ATGAGTACGGTGATGGCGTCATCAGCGCAGCAGGCAGCGGGAACGGCATTAGCCAAAGGCAAACGGATTGTATGGTACGACAAGCTCTCCAAACTACTTGTAGCCATTATATTATGGCAGTCGTTATCCGTATTTGATGGCTACTGGTGGAAAGAAACGATGCTGATCGCCAGCCTTTCCATACTAAGCAGCGCTGTTATTGAGATCGCGGTCCCTGGCGGACGGCGAGTATGGAAATTAATTTTGCAGGTTCTCATCTCTCTTCTTATTATCGTTCTGATTGCAGATGCTTATCACGATATTACCTGGCTTTCGGCCGATGAGCTTGGCGGGCGGGGAGAATGGCTGCATATCCATTTGTCCCAGCTGAGCAGCTTTATCTGGATTTGCGCTTCCTTAATTATCATTTATACGCTGTTTGTTTATTGGGTGTCGTATCCTTCCAGCAAATTCGGCATTATAGCGGCATCACTGACGACGTTAACCGTTACCGACTCGTTTACCCCGGTATGGCTTTGGGATAACGTGGCGTGGGTTGTGCTGGTCGGCTTAATTTGGCTCGTCGCCAGCCATTTGGCCCGTTTTCAGCGGCATCATCCGTCAAGCTGGAAAGAGCTGCTGGAATATCCGTTCCAGCTGTTTGCCCCGATGTCGGTTATTTTGGCGGTGCTGATGATCGGCGGATTGCTGATGCCAACGATATCGCCTATTCTTCAAGATCCGTATACGATTTGGAGGGAATCCAAAGGGGAGACGGTGCAAACGTTTATCGGGAATAAAGCGATCAGCAGCGTCCAGCCCGTTACGACGGCCGATACAAGCTCCGGGTATTCGCGGAGCGACAGCAAGCTTGGCGGAGGTTTTAATTTTGACTACTCGCCGGTCATGGAAGTGACATCCTCTCAGCGCAGTTACTGGCGGGGAGAAACCAAAGATGTTTACACCGGAACCGGCTGGGATGAATCTGATGACAAAAAAGGGATTGCGGTTACTCCGCATCAACCGTTTTCGTCCAATGAGAACAGAAGCCTTGCTGCCACTGCGCCCGTTGAACAGACAGTCAGAATGATAAGGGCGGACCAGTATCCGGTGCTGTTTGGCGCTGCCACAATAGCTAAAGTGAATTGGGTCAATAACAGCGAATCCATCTCCAAACTTCCGATGGACTGGTATCCGGACCAATCCGAGCTTCGCCTCGACAAAAACTCGGAATATCCGTTAACGTACTCCATTGAATCGGATGTGATTGTGTTGGACGAAGACGCCATCCGGCAAACACATGCCGGATGGGGCAGCCAGTCCGATAATGCCCGGAATGCGGTATATTTGCAACTGCCGGGCAAGCTTCCGTCCCGCGTAGCCGAGCTGGCGAAGCAGATTACGGATCCTGCCGCCAACGATTACGACAAAGCCAGGCTGCTGGAGCATTATTTGCAAACGGCTTATCCGTACACCAACCATCCGGATTTAAGCAAGGTGGCATCAGGCTCCAGCCATGACTTTGTTGACCAGTTCCTGTTTGAGCTGAAGGAAGGTTATTGCGACTATTTCTCTACGGCCATGGCGGTTATGGCGAGGTCGGTTGGTCTGCCGTCTCGCTGGGTGAAAGGATTTGCGCCCGGCGCTTTGCCGGCTAGTCCCGGTTACAGCGGGGTGCCTGGCGAAGAACCGGTGCCGATGCTTAATCCGGACGGTACCGGCACGTATACGGTTCGGAACTCGGACGCCCATTCTTGGGTGGAAATTTATTTTGACGGCTTCGGCTGGATTCCGTTTGAGCCGACATCCGGTTTCTCGTTCCCTTATTCGGTTGCCGAGAGCAAAGATACGCCAGATGTGCCAGTCCAGCCGGACCTTTCCGACGACCAGACTGAGCAGCCCGGCGAGAAGGAGCAGTCAGTCTCATTCCCGTTCCGCTTGATCGGCGGCATAGCCGGCTTATTGCTGCTTGCTGCTGCTGGAGTAGTAGGATGGGTTCGCCGCCAAGCTATTGCGGATGCATGGGAAAGGTACCGATTCCGTACGTTTAGCGCCAATGACCGGATTGTATGGGAGACAGGCCGATTGCTGCGCAAATGCGAGCGCAAAGGGCTTATTCGGGCGGAGCATGAAACGCTTCGTGAAGCTATCGGCCGCTGGAGCGGGTCAAGAATCCGGCTTAACGGCGAGCTGAACGAGGTGCTGGACCGGTTTGAACTGGCCAAATACAGTCCGTTTGCCGCGACGGCGGAAGAAGCTGAATTGTTTACGGTGAAGATTAAAACGATAATTGCGGAAGTCAAATAA
- a CDS encoding MFS transporter → MSETSWFQDKKQRRLLVNAGFSWMFDAMDVGMLSFIVAALGAAWSLSASQIGSISAINSIGMAVGAAAAGSLADRMGRRSVLLWTLVIFSIASGLSAWATGFVMLCVLRFIAGFGLGGELPVASTLVSESVPVKERGRIIVLLESFWALGWLVSAVISYFIIPDYGWRVAFIIGALPVFYAVYLRRSIEDSPRYKAQAGRRLTFGERISTVWAKQYRRETIVLWILWFTVVFSYYGMFLWLPSVMVIKGFSLVKSFQYVLIITLAQLPGYFTAAYLIEKLGRKFVLVLYLLLTAASALWFGNASTEGMLLTAGACLSFFNLGAWGGMYAYTPELYPTQVRATGVGFATAFGRVGGVIGPYLVGYLIDRHTAVSSVFTVFFAAIVIGALAVLFFGRETKGIDPDTIKKPGLA, encoded by the coding sequence ATGAGTGAAACTTCGTGGTTTCAGGATAAAAAGCAGCGCAGGCTGCTTGTAAATGCCGGCTTCAGCTGGATGTTTGACGCAATGGATGTCGGCATGCTTTCTTTTATTGTCGCAGCGCTTGGCGCTGCCTGGAGTTTGTCCGCCAGCCAGATCGGTTCCATATCGGCCATCAACTCCATCGGCATGGCTGTTGGTGCGGCTGCGGCCGGATCGCTGGCGGATCGGATGGGCAGGCGTTCCGTTTTATTATGGACGCTTGTTATTTTTTCAATCGCGAGCGGCTTATCCGCATGGGCAACCGGATTTGTGATGCTTTGCGTGCTGCGCTTTATTGCCGGCTTTGGGCTTGGCGGAGAGCTGCCCGTCGCATCCACGCTCGTTTCGGAATCCGTTCCGGTGAAGGAAAGAGGGCGGATTATTGTGCTGCTGGAAAGCTTCTGGGCGCTTGGCTGGCTTGTCTCCGCTGTTATTTCCTATTTTATTATTCCGGATTACGGCTGGCGGGTGGCATTTATCATCGGGGCGCTGCCGGTTTTTTACGCGGTCTATTTGAGGCGCTCGATTGAGGATTCGCCCCGTTATAAGGCACAAGCCGGTCGGCGGCTGACGTTTGGTGAACGGATATCAACCGTCTGGGCGAAACAATACCGGCGCGAAACGATCGTGTTATGGATTCTATGGTTTACCGTCGTGTTTTCCTATTACGGCATGTTTCTTTGGCTGCCCAGCGTCATGGTAATCAAAGGCTTCAGCCTTGTTAAAAGCTTTCAATACGTGCTCATCATTACGCTTGCCCAGCTTCCCGGCTATTTCACAGCCGCTTATTTGATTGAGAAGCTGGGCCGCAAGTTTGTGCTTGTGCTGTATCTGCTGCTTACGGCGGCCAGCGCCTTATGGTTTGGAAACGCCAGCACCGAAGGGATGCTGCTCACGGCCGGCGCCTGCTTGTCGTTTTTTAATTTGGGGGCGTGGGGCGGCATGTACGCCTATACGCCGGAGCTGTACCCAACGCAGGTGCGGGCGACCGGCGTCGGGTTTGCCACCGCCTTTGGCCGGGTTGGCGGAGTGATTGGCCCGTACCTGGTCGGCTATTTGATTGACCGGCATACTGCTGTCTCTTCCGTATTTACCGTGTTTTTTGCAGCCATTGTGATCGGCGCGCTGGCGGTGCTCTTTTTTGGCCGCGAAACCAAAGGAATTGATCCGGATACGATCAAGAAGCCGGGGCTTGCCTAA
- a CDS encoding YqeG family HAD IIIA-type phosphatase produces the protein MFERFIPNMRVNSIYEIPLQELKEQGIRGIITDLDNTLVGAKQALATPELTLWLDEVRELGFSVVIVSNNNETRVSKFAVPLQIPYIHAARKPRTVAFKRALDELGLKPEQTVVIGDQMMTDVFGGKRTGLFTILVLPISPADEGIGTRVNRKLERIVLARLRKKGLWVEGEMK, from the coding sequence ATGTTCGAGAGATTTATACCTAATATGCGAGTGAATTCGATATACGAAATTCCGTTGCAAGAGCTGAAGGAGCAAGGCATCCGGGGCATTATAACGGATTTGGATAATACGCTTGTCGGAGCGAAGCAAGCGCTCGCTACACCGGAGCTGACTTTGTGGCTCGATGAGGTCAGGGAGCTTGGCTTCAGCGTTGTAATCGTATCGAACAATAATGAAACGAGAGTGTCCAAATTTGCGGTTCCGCTGCAAATTCCGTATATACATGCGGCTAGAAAGCCGAGAACGGTTGCATTCAAACGCGCATTGGACGAGCTGGGCTTAAAGCCGGAGCAGACGGTCGTCATCGGGGATCAGATGATGACGGACGTATTCGGCGGCAAGCGGACCGGCTTGTTCACCATACTCGTCCTCCCTATATCGCCTGCTGATGAAGGAATAGGAACCCGCGTTAACCGCAAGCTGGAGCGTATCGTGCTCGCCCGCCTGCGGAAAAAAGGGTTATGGGTTGAGGGGGAAATGAAGTGA
- the yqeH gene encoding ribosome biogenesis GTPase YqeH has translation MTERLKLQEESCAGCGVRLQTEHPDKLGYVPQSALEREPVICQRCFRIRNYNEAASIAVDQDEFLRLLGGIAATNSLVVHIVDLFDFEGSLISGLQRFVGSNPVLLVVNKVDLLPKAMNLNRIRNWVQQQAKAEGLRTVDVVLCSAKKNIGFDHVIEALDRYRGDRDVYVVGATNVGKSTLINRLIRDYSDMEEELTTSRYPGTTLDAIHIPLDDGKSIIDTPGIVYSSRMTEIVPRGFLQSLLPDKPIKPHVYQLNDGQTLFIGSLARFDFVEGERQSFTFYVSNALNLHRTKLERAEVLYAEHRGGLLGGPSVEQLAEMPDWTRHSLRVRRGEQKDVFISGLGWIQVNSTAGALLDVYAPKGVKVLLRNSII, from the coding sequence GTGACGGAACGACTGAAATTGCAAGAGGAGTCATGCGCCGGCTGCGGCGTGCGCTTGCAAACCGAACATCCGGACAAGCTGGGTTATGTGCCCCAGTCTGCACTGGAACGCGAACCGGTTATTTGCCAACGGTGCTTCCGGATTCGCAATTATAATGAAGCGGCATCTATAGCCGTTGACCAGGACGAGTTTTTGCGGCTGCTGGGCGGCATCGCGGCTACCAACAGTCTGGTCGTCCATATTGTCGACCTGTTTGACTTTGAAGGCAGCCTCATTTCCGGGCTGCAGCGTTTTGTAGGCAGCAATCCGGTGCTGCTGGTCGTCAATAAAGTGGATTTGCTGCCTAAAGCGATGAATTTGAACCGGATCCGCAACTGGGTGCAGCAGCAGGCCAAAGCGGAAGGGCTGCGAACCGTTGACGTTGTGCTGTGCAGCGCCAAGAAAAACATCGGCTTCGACCATGTGATCGAAGCATTGGACCGATACCGCGGCGATCGCGATGTCTATGTGGTTGGCGCGACCAACGTCGGCAAGTCTACGCTCATTAACAGGCTGATCCGCGATTACAGCGATATGGAAGAGGAGCTCACCACTTCCCGTTATCCGGGCACAACGCTCGATGCGATCCATATTCCGCTTGATGACGGCAAGTCGATTATTGATACGCCGGGGATCGTCTACAGCTCCCGGATGACCGAAATTGTGCCGCGCGGCTTTCTGCAGTCGCTGCTGCCGGATAAGCCGATCAAGCCGCATGTGTATCAGCTGAACGACGGCCAGACGCTGTTTATCGGCAGCTTGGCCCGGTTTGATTTTGTGGAAGGCGAACGCCAGTCGTTTACGTTTTACGTATCGAACGCGCTTAATTTGCACCGCACGAAGCTGGAGCGGGCTGAAGTACTTTATGCGGAGCATCGCGGCGGGCTGCTTGGCGGACCATCGGTCGAGCAGCTGGCGGAAATGCCGGACTGGACGCGTCATTCGCTGCGCGTAAGGCGCGGGGAGCAAAAGGATGTCTTTATTTCCGGTCTCGGCTGGATTCAAGTGAACAGCACAGCCGGCGCATTGCTGGATGTATACGCGCCAAAAGGCGTTAAAGTGCTGCTCCGCAATTCCATTATATAA